One genomic region from Opisthocomus hoazin isolate bOpiHoa1 chromosome Z, bOpiHoa1.hap1, whole genome shotgun sequence encodes:
- the SPIN1 gene encoding spindlin-1: MKTPFGKSPGQRSRADAGHAGVSASMMKKRTSHKKHRNNVGPSKPISQPRRNIVGCRIQHGWKEGSGPVTQWKGTVLDQVPVNPSLYLIKYDGFDCVYGLELHKDERVSALEVLPDRVASSRISDAHLADTMIGKAVEHMFETEDGSKDEWRGMVLARAPIMNTWFYITYEKDPVLYMYQLLDDYKEGDLRIMPDSNDSPPAEREPGEVVDSLVGKQVEYAKEDGSKRTGMVIHQVEAKPSVYFIKFDDDFHIYVYDLVKTS, encoded by the exons ATGAAGACCCCATTTGGAAAATCACCAGGTCAGCGGTCCAGAGCTGATGCAG GTCATGCAGGAGTATCTGCCAGCATGATGAAGAAAAGAACTTCCCACAA AAAGCATAGAAACAATGTGGGACCAAGCAAACCTATTTCTCAGCCACGAAGAAATATTGTAGGCTGCAGAATACAGCATGGATGGAAAGAAGGGAGTGGACCTGTAACACAGTGGAAGGGCACAGTTCTTGATCAAGTTCCTGTAAATCCTTCTCTATATCTTATAAAGTATGATGGTTTTGACTGTGTGTATGGACTAGAACTGCACAAAGATGAAAGAGTTTCAGCACTTGAAGTTCTTCCAGACAGAGTTG CTTCATCTCGAATCAGTGATGCCCACCTGGCAGACACAATGATTGGTAAAGCTGTGGAACATATGTTTGAGACAGAGGATGGCTCAAAAGATGAATGGAGGGGGATGGTTTTGGCTCGAGCTCCTATTATGAACACGTGGTTTTATATTACCTACGAGAAAGATCCCGTCTTGTATATGTACCAACTCTTAGATGACTATAAAGAAGGTGACCTTCGCATTATGCCCGATTCAA ATGATTCACCTCCTGCAGAACGTGAACCAGGTGAAGTTGTGGACAGCCTGGTAGGCAAACAAGTGGAATATGCCAAAGAAGATGGCTCAAAAAGGACTGGCATGGTCATTCATCAAGTTGAAGCCAAACCATCTGTCTATTTCATCAAGTTTGATGACGATTTCCATATTTATGTCTACGATTTGGTGAAGACATCCTAG